TTCCGTGTACGTGAGTTTACACAAGATGATGCACACATCTTCTGTACATCTGATCAGATTGAAGAGCAAATTATTGAAGTGGTTGATTTTGTTGACAAAATCATGACAACTTTTGAATTTGACTATAAAATGATGATCTCGACAAAACCAGATAAAGCAGTTGGTGATGATGCTGTTTGGGAAACTGCGGAAAATGCTCTGAAAAAGGCTATGGAGAAAAATAATCTTCCATATTCAATTGATGAAGGTGGCGGTGCGTTCTATGGACCGAAGATCGATATCAAGATTACAGATGCAATTGGACGTGAGTGGCAGTGTGGAACTGTACAACTTGACTTCAATCTTCCAGAGAGATTTGAGTTAGAGTATAACGGTGAAGGAAATGAGAAAATCCAACCTGTTATGATCCACCGTGCAATTCTTGGATCGTTTGAGAGATTTATTGGTATTTTAACAGAACATTATGCCGGTGAATTCCCAATGTTTGTGGCTCCGACACAGGTTGCTATCGTTCCTGTAGCAGAGACACATAAAGATTACGCTAAGGTTTTATCAGATAAACTTATCGATATAAATGCCGATAGTGAGATATATGCAAAGAACGATTCTTTAAATAAAAGAATCAGAACTGCAGAGAAAACACGTGTACCTATGATCGTAGTTATCGGTGACGAAGAGATAGAAAACAAAACGGTTTCTATCCGTGATAGACGTAGTAGAGAGCAGTACAGCCTGAGTGAGGAAGAGTTCCTTAAACTAATTCAAACTAAAATAAATGAGGTAAATTTTTGAGTAAAAAGACAGATCGTGTCATAATGAACGACGATATTCGCGTTCCTGAAGTAAGATGTAATTTAGATGGTGGAGAATCTTTAGGGATTATCTCTACAGATGAAGCAATGGAAAAAGCAAACGAGTTAGGATTAGATTTAGTTCTAATCGCTCCTCAAGCAAAACCACCAGTTGCTAAAATTATGGATTATGGTAAATTCAAATACCAAGAAGAGAAAAAACTCAAGGAACAGCGTAAAAATCAAACAAAAATCGTTGTGAAAGAGATTAAACTGTCTGTAAAAATTGCCGAGAATGATGTAGCTTATAAAGTAAAACACGCTCGCGAGTTTTTAGAAAAAGGATATCATGTAAAATTCAGAGTATTCCTAAAAGGTCGTGAGATGGCTCACCCTGAAGCTGCGAAAGAAGTTTTAGAACACGTATGGCCGATGATCGAAGATATTTCAACTATGGAAAAACCACCGAAATTCGAAGGTCGCTACTACAATATGTACATCGTACCTAAAAAATAGGTTCTTCAATTATATAGAGTAGAGAAAATTTTCTCTACTCTTCTCTACTTTATTCCATTATTTTACTTTCATTTTACACTATCAATGTATACTGTGCCCCCCTATTCAAATACAGTATAAGGACTTATTGTGATTAATATCAAATCATTATCGATCAGTAAAAAAATACATATCCCTCTTATTCTTTCTATGTTTATCGGTACTGTAATTATCGTTGTGAATGTTTTTTATTCTATGGAAGACTTAGAAAAAGATATATATAGTAACGAATCAACAACATTGACAACTCTTTTTGATGAGGCACTTGAGACAAAACAAGATATTGGGATTACCAACGCTATAAATATCTCTCAAAATTATAGTGTTGTGAAAGCTTTAGAAAGTAACGATAGAAAAATAGCTATCAAAGGTTTAGAAGATTTTTCTAAAGAGTTTAAAAAAAATACAAAATAT
This is a stretch of genomic DNA from Sulfurimonas sp. C5. It encodes these proteins:
- the infC gene encoding translation initiation factor IF-3; translated protein: MNDDIRVPEVRCNLDGGESLGIISTDEAMEKANELGLDLVLIAPQAKPPVAKIMDYGKFKYQEEKKLKEQRKNQTKIVVKEIKLSVKIAENDVAYKVKHAREFLEKGYHVKFRVFLKGREMAHPEAAKEVLEHVWPMIEDISTMEKPPKFEGRYYNMYIVPKK